From Candidatus Syntrophosphaera sp.:
GCAGAGTCCGCATCTCCTTTAACTGGGGCACAGACCTGGACGCGGCCTCGAACGACGTGCGCGACCGCCTGGACAGGATCGTGTCCGTCCTTCCGGCCGAGGCCAGTCGTCCCTCACTTTGGAAGTTTGACCTTTCCGCCACGCCCATCATGCAGATCGGCGTGACCAGCGAACTGAGCCAGCTGGAACTGCGCCGCCTGATCAGCGACCGGATCGAATACCGCCTGGAACGGGTCCCGGGCATCGCCGCGGTCAGCGTCCGGGGTGGACTGGACCGGGAGATCCACATCAATCTGGACCCGGACAAGATCAAGGGCCTGCGCGTCCCTCTGGACCAGGTGCTCAGCGCCATCCGCGCCGCCAACGTCAATCTGCCCGCCGGATCGGTCACCAGCGGCAAAAGCGAGATCAACATCCGCACTCCCGGCGAATTCACCAGTTTGGACCAACTGCGCCAGACCGTGGTCCTGGAGCGCGGCGGAGCGCCCATCACCCTGGAGCAGATCGCCGCGGTCGAGGATTCCTGGGCCAGGGTGACCCGCCACACCCGGATAAACGGCCAGACCGGGGTCCAGATCTCCCTGAACAAGCAATCCGGCACCAACACCGTGGCCGTGGCACGGGCCGCGCAAAAGGAAATTGCCAACATCAACCGGGACATCCCCCAGGTGAAACTGCTGCCGATCATGGACAGCTCTGTCTATATCAGCCGCTCCATCCGCAACGTCGGCATGTCCGCCTTTTTCGGAGGCATACTGGCGATTTTCGTGCTGCTCTTCTTCCTGCGCAACATCAAAAGCACCGCCATCATTTCCACCGCCATCCCCGTTTCCGTGATCGCCACCTTCGGCCTGCTCTATTTCAGCGGGCTCACCCTCAATCTGATGAGCCTGGGCGGGCTGGCCCTGGGGGTCGGAATGCTCTTGGACAATTCCATCGTGGTGCTGGAAAACATCTATCGCCTGCGGGAAAAGGGCATGGGCAAAAAGCAGGCCTCGATCGAAGGCACCAAAGAGGTCACTTCCCCGATCATTGCCAGCACGCTGACCACCCTGGCGGTGTTTTTGCCCCTGATCTTCATCCGCGGGATGAGCGGCATCCTGTTCAAACAGCTTTCCTACGTGATCGGCTTTTCCATCCTCTGCTCCATGGTCACCGCCCTGACCCTGGTGCCGATGCTTTCCAGCCGCCTGCTCTCGCTCACCGATCCCCAGGCCAGGCCCGACGAGAGTTTGGGCAAGAAGCTCTACCACCGCGTGGGAGGCCTGCTCTCCGCTTTGGAGGACAGATACAAACGGCTGCTCCATCTGGCTTTGGACCATCGCCTGGCCACGGTCCTGATCGCGGCAGGCCTGCTGGCCGGGTCGCTGCTGCTGATCCCTCTGGTGGGGACTGAGCTGATGCCGGAAACCGACGAAGGCGAGATCCGCGTCAACGTCGAAATGGAGCCGGGCACCAAATTGGACATCACCGACGCCGTGATGCAGCGGCTCGAGGGCCTGGTGCAAAACGAGGTTCCGGAACTCAGGAACATGGTCACCATCACCGGCGGAGGAGGCTGGGGCGCTGCGGAATCGCACACCGGCTTCATGCGGCTCTCCCTGGTCCAGCAGAATGAGCGAAAGCGCTCCGGCGAGGAGGTGGCAAACCATCTGCGCCCTTTGCTGGGGAACATACCCGGGGCCAAAATCCGCGTCCAGCCGAGCGCCGGCATGATGGCACTGAGCCGCCTGACCGGAGGCGGGCGCCTGGAAGTGCTGATCCGCGGGCATGATCTGGAAAGGGCCGGAACCCTCGCCCGTGAGGTCCAGGGGATCATGGATTCCGTGGATGGCGTGACCGACAGCCGCATCAACCGCAGCATCGGCGCCCCGGAGGAACTCGTTCTGGTGGACAGGCAAAAAGCCGCCGAACTGGGCCTTTCGGTGCAGCAGATCGCCTCCATGCTGCAAACAGTTTTATCCGGCCGCACCGCCGGCTATTATAGCGAGGACGGCAAGGAATATTCCATCGTGCTGCAGGTCGCGGATGAGGACCGGGGCAGCCTGGAGGAGATCCTGAACCTGACCCTCACCAACAGCGCCGGGGCACCCATCGTCCTGCGCAACGCGGTCAGCATCGAGCGCGGCGTCGGCGCCACCGAGATCGAAAGGCAGGACCAGGAACGGGTGACTTCCATCAATGCCAACATCACCGGACGCGACCTGGGCTCGATCATCCGCGACATCCGCTCCAAGCTGCAGGGAATCGCCATTCCGCCTGATCTGGCCGTAGTTTTCGGCGGGGATTACGAAGAACAGCAAAAATCAACCCGGGAACTGATGGTCGGCTTCATCCTGGCCCTGATCCTGGTCTATATGGTCATGGCCAGCCAGTATGAGTCCCTGCGCGATCCTTTCGTGGTGATGTTTTCCGTGCCCTTTGCCATCATCGGGGTCGTCCTGATGCTCTTCCTCACCGGCACCACCTTCAACATCCAGTCCTACATCGGCATCATCATGCTGGGCGGGATCGTGGTGAACAACGCCATCCTCCTGGTCAACACCACCAACCAGCTCCGCAGGGACGAGAAGCTCGGAGTGCGCGAAGCCATCGAGGAATCGGGCCGCCGGCGCTTGAGGCCCATCCTGATGACCGCCAGCACCACCATCC
This genomic window contains:
- a CDS encoding efflux RND transporter permease subunit codes for the protein MSMAQKAVERPIFTIMVVLVVIILGGLALTRLPIDLLPDVTFPSLSISTSYGNAAPEEIEQLVTRPIEEALAAVPGVESIESESSEGNSRVRISFNWGTDLDAASNDVRDRLDRIVSVLPAEASRPSLWKFDLSATPIMQIGVTSELSQLELRRLISDRIEYRLERVPGIAAVSVRGGLDREIHINLDPDKIKGLRVPLDQVLSAIRAANVNLPAGSVTSGKSEINIRTPGEFTSLDQLRQTVVLERGGAPITLEQIAAVEDSWARVTRHTRINGQTGVQISLNKQSGTNTVAVARAAQKEIANINRDIPQVKLLPIMDSSVYISRSIRNVGMSAFFGGILAIFVLLFFLRNIKSTAIISTAIPVSVIATFGLLYFSGLTLNLMSLGGLALGVGMLLDNSIVVLENIYRLREKGMGKKQASIEGTKEVTSPIIASTLTTLAVFLPLIFIRGMSGILFKQLSYVIGFSILCSMVTALTLVPMLSSRLLSLTDPQARPDESLGKKLYHRVGGLLSALEDRYKRLLHLALDHRLATVLIAAGLLAGSLLLIPLVGTELMPETDEGEIRVNVEMEPGTKLDITDAVMQRLEGLVQNEVPELRNMVTITGGGGWGAAESHTGFMRLSLVQQNERKRSGEEVANHLRPLLGNIPGAKIRVQPSAGMMALSRLTGGGRLEVLIRGHDLERAGTLAREVQGIMDSVDGVTDSRINRSIGAPEELVLVDRQKAAELGLSVQQIASMLQTVLSGRTAGYYSEDGKEYSIVLQVADEDRGSLEEILNLTLTNSAGAPIVLRNAVSIERGVGATEIERQDQERVTSINANITGRDLGSIIRDIRSKLQGIAIPPDLAVVFGGDYEEQQKSTRELMVGFILALILVYMVMASQYESLRDPFVVMFSVPFAIIGVVLMLFLTGTTFNIQSYIGIIMLGGIVVNNAILLVNTTNQLRRDEKLGVREAIEESGRRRLRPILMTASTTILAMIPMAIGIGEGGEAQAPMARAVVGGMLSSSLITLVFVPVVYSYFEERSRRRKKPAPALEQ